From a single Triplophysa rosa linkage group LG1, Trosa_1v2, whole genome shotgun sequence genomic region:
- the epoa gene encoding erythropoietin isoform X1, producing MFHSSGLFVLLLMVLEWTHPGLSSPLRPICDLRVLDHFIKEAWDAEAAMRACNDDCTIATNLTVPLTRVDFEVWEAMNILEQAQEVQSGLNVLNEAIGSLKAYNQTDVIHSHIDSSVSNIASIRQVLRSLSIPEYVSSSSEDEGPEMQKVSSISELFRVHINFLRGKVRLLFANAPVCHQGVS from the exons GACTCTTTGTCTTACTGCTGATGGTGCTGGAGTGGACCCATCCAGGCCTATCCTCCCCATTACGCCCCATCTGTGACCTTCGCGTCCTGGACCATTTCATCAAGGAGGCCTGGGATGCAGAGGCTGCCATG AGAGCTTGTAACGATGACTGCACCATTGCAACAAACCTCACTGTTCCTCTGACACGAGTTGATTTTGAGGTGTGGGAAGCAATGAAT ATACTGGAGCAAGCTCAGGAGGTCCAGTCAGGCCTGAATGTGCTGAATGAGGCCATCGGCTCACTAAAGGCATACAACCAAACTGACGTGATACACTCCCACATAGATTCCAGTGTTAGTAACATTGCCAGCATCAGACAGGTGTTGCGAAGTCTCAGCATACCG GAATATGTGTCTTCAAGCAGTGAAGATGAGGGCCCGGAGATGCAGAAAGTGTCCTCAATTTCAGAGCTGTTTCGGGTACACATTAATTTTCTGCGAGGGAAAGTGCGCCTCCTGTTTGCCAATGCACCTGTCTGTCATCAGGGTGTCAGCTGA
- the pop7 gene encoding ribonuclease P protein subunit p20, translating into MAEPCSPVSATVPHNPISIPTPEGSTLEMDPMEYTLRKRLPRKLPKRRNDVYINMKTDFKAQLARCQKLLDAHREICIHGLGLAINRAINIALQLQTSSQGALQLSANTSTVELIDDLDPEDPDEAGEPLTRTRNNSAIHIKVFYPS; encoded by the coding sequence ATGGCCGAGCCATGCAGCCCGGTGTCTGCAACTGTACCCCACAATCCGATCTCGATTCCCACTCCCGAGGGCTCGACTCTAGAGATGGACCCGATGGAGTACACGCTCCGCAAGCGTCTGCCCCGCAAACTACCCAAACGACGGAACGACGTCTATATCAATATGAAAACAGACTTCAAGGCCCAGCTGGCGAGGTGTCAGAAGCTTTTGGACGCCCATAGGGAAATCTGTATTCACGGTCTGGGACTGGCTATAAACCGGGCCATCAACATAGCCCTGCAGCTTCAGACGTCCAGTCAGGGTGCGCTGCAGCTGTCGGCCAACACTTCCACCGTAGAGTTGATCGACGATCTAGATCCAGAGGATCCGGATGAGGCGGGAGAGCCGCTTACACGCACCCGCAACAACTCCGCAATCCACATCAAAGTGTTTTATCCAAGTTAA
- the mettl3 gene encoding N6-adenosine-methyltransferase subunit METTL3 — MSDTWSHIQAHKKQHKKQLDSLRERLQRRRKEPTQLEIESGGEGASARSDSPGPALQSPPQVEVEQSPDPELERRLLGYLSELSLSLPTDSLAITNKLNTSDSPVFHPCIQSLLLKFSAQELIEVRQPSATASSSSSSSTLVTSVDHTKLWAMIGSAAQPQRTTIKRKGDDIIHQKRAPGSSPLLQAQSSPPRKSSASQVPATNSHLTGSSGGGGGGSEKKGRSNKVQASHLDMEIESLLSQQSTKEQQSKKVSQEILELLNTSSAKEQSIVEKFRSRGRAQVQEFCDHGTKEECVQSGDTPQPCTKLHFRRIINKHTDETLGDCSFLNTCFHMDTCKYVHYEIDSPPEAEGDTAGPQAGATELGLHSTVGDSNVGKLFPSQWICCDIRYLDVSILGKFAVVMADPPWDIHMELPYGTLTDDEMRKLNIPILQDDGFLFLWVTGRAMELGRECLSLWGYERVDEIIWVKTNQLQRIIRTGRTGHWLNHGKEHCLVGVKGNPQGFNRGLDCDVIVAEVRSTSHKPDEIYGMIERLSPGTRKIEMFGRPHNVQPNWITLGNQLDGIHLLDPEVVARFKKRYPDGVISKPKNM, encoded by the exons ATGTCGGACACATGGAGTCACATCCAGGCGCATAAAAAGCAGCACAAAAAGCAGCTCGATTCCCTGCGGGAGAGGCTGCAGAGGAGAAGAAAAGAACCCACTCAGCTGGAAATCG AATCTGGAGGTGAGGGAGCGTCTGCAAGGAGTGATAGCCCTGGACCAGCCCTCCAGAGTCCACCACAGGTGGAAGTTGAGCAGTCTCCAGACCCAGAACTAGAGAGGAGGCTGCTGGGATACCTTTCTGAACTAAGCCTTTCGCTGCCAACAGATTCCCTTGCAATCACCAACAAGCTTAACACA TCCGATTCTCCAGTTTTCCACCCCTGCATACAAAGTCTCCTGCTTAAATTTTCTGCCCAAGAGCTTATTGAGGTTCGGCAGCCGTCCGCCACAGCttcctcatcctcctcctcctccaccctTGTCACTTCTGTCGACCACACCAAACTGTGGGCTATGATCGGAAGTGCAGCTCAGCCACAGAGAACTACCATTAAAAGAAAAGGAGATGACATCATTCATCAAAAAAGAGCTCCAGGCTCCTCTCCCTTGCTTCAAGCCCAATCCTCCCCTCCTAGGAAATCTTCTGCCTCGCAGGTTCCTGCCACAAACTCACATCTTACTGGATCATCTGGAGGAGGAGGGGGTGGGTCTGAGAAAAAAGGACGGAGCAATAAGGTGCAAGCATCTCACCTGGACATGGAGATTGAGAGCCTACTGAGTCAGCAGTCCACTAAGGAACAGCAGagcaaaaag GTGAGCCAAGAGATCCTAGAGCTGTTGAACACCAGTTCAGCCAAGGAGCAGTCGATTGTGGAGAAGTTTCGCTCTCGAGGCCGAGCTCAAGTGCAGGAGTTCTGTGATCATGGGACTAAAGAAGAGTGTGTGCAGTCAGGGGACACACCTCAGCCCTGCACCAAGCTGCACTTCAG GCGAATaatcaacaaacacacagatgaaACCCTTGGCGACTGCTCCTTTCTTAACACTTGTTTCCACATGGACACTTGTAAATATGTGCACTATGAGATTGACAGCCCTCCAGAGGCAGAGGGTGACACAGCGGGACCACAAGCAGGGGCCACTGAGCTTGGACTGCACTCCACTGTGGGAGACAGCAATGTGGGCAAGCTGTTTCCTTCGCAG TGGATTTGCTGTGATATTCGTTATCTTGATGTGTCCATCCTGGGGAAGTTTGCGGTGGTGATGGCCGACCCACCGTGGGACATCCACATGGAGCTTCCATACGGAACGCTCACAGATGACGAGATGAGGAAACTCAACATTCCTATTCTGCAGGATGACGGTTTCCTTTTCCTCTGGGTGACAGGAAG AGCTATGGAACTGGGCAGAGAGTGTTTAAGCTTATGGGG CTATGAGCGGGTAGATGAGATTATCTGGGTGAAAACCAATCAGCTTCAGAGAATCATTCGCACTGGAAGGACAGGACACTGGCTGAATCATGGCAAGGAGCATTGTTTG GTGGGAGTAAAAGGAAACCCACAAGGTTTTAACAGAGGCCTTGATTGTGATGTCATAGTGGCAGAG GTCCGCTCCACTAGTCACAAACCTGATGAAATATATGGAATGATTGAACGTTTGTCACCGGGCACAAGAAAGATTGAGATGTTTGGCAGACCACACAATGTGCAGCCTAATTG GATAACACTTGGTAATCAGTTGGATGGTATTCACCTTCTAGACCCTGAAGTTGTTGCACGTTTTAAGAAGCGCTACCCTGATGGAGTAATCTCCAAACCTAAAAACATGTGA
- the epoa gene encoding erythropoietin isoform X2: MQIPRLFVLLLMVLEWTHPGLSSPLRPICDLRVLDHFIKEAWDAEAAMRACNDDCTIATNLTVPLTRVDFEVWEAMNILEQAQEVQSGLNVLNEAIGSLKAYNQTDVIHSHIDSSVSNIASIRQVLRSLSIPEYVSSSSEDEGPEMQKVSSISELFRVHINFLRGKVRLLFANAPVCHQGVS; this comes from the exons GACTCTTTGTCTTACTGCTGATGGTGCTGGAGTGGACCCATCCAGGCCTATCCTCCCCATTACGCCCCATCTGTGACCTTCGCGTCCTGGACCATTTCATCAAGGAGGCCTGGGATGCAGAGGCTGCCATG AGAGCTTGTAACGATGACTGCACCATTGCAACAAACCTCACTGTTCCTCTGACACGAGTTGATTTTGAGGTGTGGGAAGCAATGAAT ATACTGGAGCAAGCTCAGGAGGTCCAGTCAGGCCTGAATGTGCTGAATGAGGCCATCGGCTCACTAAAGGCATACAACCAAACTGACGTGATACACTCCCACATAGATTCCAGTGTTAGTAACATTGCCAGCATCAGACAGGTGTTGCGAAGTCTCAGCATACCG GAATATGTGTCTTCAAGCAGTGAAGATGAGGGCCCGGAGATGCAGAAAGTGTCCTCAATTTCAGAGCTGTTTCGGGTACACATTAATTTTCTGCGAGGGAAAGTGCGCCTCCTGTTTGCCAATGCACCTGTCTGTCATCAGGGTGTCAGCTGA